In Leucoraja erinacea ecotype New England chromosome 11, Leri_hhj_1, whole genome shotgun sequence, the following are encoded in one genomic region:
- the LOC129701731 gene encoding heterogeneous nuclear ribonucleoprotein H-like, with the protein MTTGESDGYVIRVRGLPWSSAAEEVLRFFSDCTILSGVSGVHFTYTREGRPSGEAFVQLETEDDLKIAMKKDKESMGHRYVEVFKSNNIEMDWVLKHTGPNSPDSSNDGCVRLRGLPFGCSKEEIVQFFTGLEIVPNGITLPMDYQGRSTGEAFVQFATQDIAEKALKKHKERIGHRYIEIFKSSRAEVRTHYDPPRKLMGGQRPSPYDRPMTGRVYGIPNRAASYEKMRRGVYGGGYGSYDDYNGYADAYAYATDHGYGRDRGLTAQAYASTDSTFQSTTGHCVHMRGLPFRATENDICNFFSPLNPVRVNIEIGSDGRVTGEADVEFATHEDAVAAMSKDKAHMQHRYVELFLNSTSGGTASTYAAQIAGLGTQSSYASPSYGSPSSQQLSTGYGVYGSQASMSAYDYFAGSQAGMNGSYFGTGSRGSMGINGMTGMSNMTGGWGI; encoded by the exons ATGACTACTGGAGAAAGTGATGGATATGTTATCCGTGTCCGTGGATTACCATGGTCTTCTGCTGCTGAGGAAGTATTGCGATTTTTTTCTG ATTGCACAATTCTGAGTGGAGTGTCTGGAGTTCACTTTACGTACACCAGAGAAGGCCGACCTAGTGGGGAAGCATTCGTTCAACTAGAAACTGAAGATGATCTTAAAATTGCTATGAAAAAGGACAAAGAAAGTATGGGGCATAGATATGTAGAAG TATTTAAATCTAACAACATTGAAATGGACTGGGTTTTGAAGCACACTGGCCCCAATAGCCCGGATTCATCAAATGATGGCTGTGTTCGTCTTAGGGGGCTGCCATTTGGCTGTAGCAAGGAAGAAATAGTACAGTTTTTTACAG GGTTGGAAATCGTGCCAAATGGGATAACATTGCCGATGGACTACCAGGGGAGGAGCACGGGGGAGGCCTTCGTGCAGTTTGCCACACAGGATATAGCTGAAAAGGCTCTAAAGAAACACAAGGAAAGAATAGGGCACAG GTATATTGAAATTTTCAAGAGCAGTCGGGCTGAGGTACGAACCCATTATGATCCTCCTCGGAAATTAATGGGTGGTCAAAGACCAAGTCCATATGACAGACCAATGACTGGGAGAGTCTACGGTATTCCCAATCGAGCTGCATCTTACGAGAAGATGAGACGTGGAGTGTATGGCGGTG GTTACGGAAGTTACGATGATTACAATGGATACGCTGATGCATATGCCTATGCGACTGACCATGGATATGGACGAGATAGGG GATTGACTGCACAAGCTTATGCAAGCACTGATTCTACCTTTCAAAGTACAACAGGCCATTGTGTACACATGAGAGGGTTGCCTTTTCGTGCTACAGAGAATGATATCTGCAAC TTTTTCTCACCGTTGAATCCAGTCCGTGTCAATATAGAAATTGGATCTGATGGTAGAGTGACCGGAGAAGCTGATGTTGAGTTTGCTACCCATGAGGATGCTGTGGCTGCTATGTCAAAAGACAAAGCCCATATGC AGCATAGATATGTAGAACTGTTCTTGAACTCTACTTCTGGAGGCACTGCCAGTACCTATGCAGCTCAAATTGCAGGATTGG GGACCCAGTCGAGTTATGCAAGCCCAAGCTATGGTAGTCCAAGCAGTCAACAGTTAAGCACTGGATATGGTGTTTATGGAAGTCAAGCGAGTATGAGTGCATATG ATTATTTTGCAGGTAGCCAGGCTGGAATGAATGGAAGTTACTTCGGAACTGGAAGCAGAGGATCTATGGGGATAAATGGCATGACCGGAATGTCAAACATGACTGGTGGGTGGgggatataa